DNA sequence from the Acidothermus cellulolyticus 11B genome:
TTGGGTGCTCCGCCGTGCACGTCGTCCAATACGCCGACCTCGATCTCCCGGCCGTCGATCGCCCGCTCCACCAACACCTTGGGGTCCACCTCGCGCGCGCGTTCGATCGCCTCGTCGACATCCGCCGGCTTGTGCACCTTCGTGACCGCCACACTCGAACCACCGCGCGCGGGCTTGACGAAGACGGGAAAACCCAAACTGGCCACCGATTCGCGGACCGCGGCCGGGTCCGTCCGCCACTCGTCGGGTGTCACGACAACGTGCGGCACATCCGGCAGCCCGGCGCCGACAAACAGCACCTTCATGAATTGTTTGTCCATCGCGGCCGCAGATGCGAAGACCCCTGAGCCGACGTACGGAATGCCTGCCATTTCGAAGAGCCCCTGAATCGTGCCGTCCTCGCCGAACGGTCCGTGCAGGACGGGAAATGCGACGTCGATCCGTCCCAGAGAGCGCAGCCGTCCCGAAACGTCTCGGACGAACAGACCTGGGTCGGCCGGATCCGGGACGACGACCACCGGGGGGTGTGACGCGTCCACCTCCGGCAGCCGCCCGTCTTTCGCGGTCAGCGGCGCAGGATCGGCCGGTGGCAGCACCCACCGGCCGTCGCGGGTGATGCCGATGGCGCAGACGTCATAGCCGGCGGCCGTAAGCGCCGTCATGACCCCACCCGCCGTCAAACAGGAAATGGCGTGCTCGGTGCTGCGGCCGCCGAAGACGACAGCGACCCGTGGCCGGTCTGATGCAGCGCCGGCTTGCGGAGTGTCCAGCGTCATGGGCCGATCCTCCGTTCCCGGACAAACCGCCATACCGACTCTGCGACCCGGTCCGGTTGCGCATCCGAATCGGCCGAGTGCCGCTCATTCGGCCACGGATGCCGCTCCGGTTTGGCACTGCGATTCATCAGGACGCCGACCGCGTCCCGCGGCGGCATGCCTTCGTACAGCACCGCGACGACAACGTCAACGATGGGCATCTCCACACTGTGTTTGCGGGCCAATTCCTGAATCGGCCGGCACGACGCAACACCTTCGGCGGTCGTGGTGGTCGCGGCCAGCGCCGCCGCCACGCTCATGCCGCGACCCAACCGCTCACCCACGCCGTGATTACGGGACAGCGGACTGCAGCAGGTCGCGACGAGATCGCCCAAGCCTGCAAGC
Encoded proteins:
- a CDS encoding D-alanine--D-alanine ligase family protein, yielding MTLDTPQAGAASDRPRVAVVFGGRSTEHAISCLTAGGVMTALTAAGYDVCAIGITRDGRWVLPPADPAPLTAKDGRLPEVDASHPPVVVVPDPADPGLFVRDVSGRLRSLGRIDVAFPVLHGPFGEDGTIQGLFEMAGIPYVGSGVFASAAAMDKQFMKVLFVGAGLPDVPHVVVTPDEWRTDPAAVRESVASLGFPVFVKPARGGSSVAVTKVHKPADVDEAIERAREVDPKVLVERAIDGREIEVGVLDDVHGGAPKVSVPAEILVRGREFYDFEAKYLDQGTVITIPASLPPAVLQTVNRYAVIAYRALGCEGLARVDFFVTATGEVFVNELNTMPGFTPTSVFPRVWQATGLEYPALVDYLVQLALRRRPGLR